In Pseudomonadaceae bacterium SI-3, the sequence GTTGCTCCTTCGGCGCTGCACACGACCAAGCCGCTGCAGTCTCTCCCGATATCACTTCTTTGCCATGAGCTGCTGCTCACGGCGGTTCTACCATTACAGCTTTTGCACAATGCGCGCCAAGCGACACTCGCTCGCCGCGGCTGGCTGCAGCCGCTCTACCGAACCTGAAATTGCACAGCTACGGTGCGACAATCAGCGCGCGTTGCAGCTACATGCGCGTTTCTACCGCAGTTCCGGGACAGAAGATAGCCCCGCCCCATCGTTGCTTGGCCTCAGCCGCCGACTATATCAATCAGCTGGCTCAGGTCGACCGGCTTGGTCATATGAATATCGAAGCCTGCCGCCAAGGCCTGCTCTCGATCACTCGGCTGGCCCCAGCCGGTGATGGCGATCAACCGCACATTGGCGCCGGTGGGATGGGCGCGGATCATCCGCGCCACTTCGTCACCCCGTTGGCCGGGCATGCCAATGTCCAGCACCACAACCTCTGGCTTGAGCTGCAGATAACGTTCGAACGCTTCGCTGCCGTCAAACGCCAAGTGCACCTCGTGGCCCTCCAGCCGAAGGATCTCGGCCATGGTTTCGGCAATGTCCCGGTTATCGTCGGCAACCAGAACGAGCCGCTTGTTCAGCGTGACGCTTTCGCTGACGTCACGGCTTGCGCCAGCGGTGCTGGAAGGCAGAACCGGCAGGGTCAGGCTGAACTCCGCGCCGTGGCCTAGCCCTTCGCTGCGTACCCGAAGGTCCGCTCCGTGCAGCTTCGCCAGGCCTTTGGCCAGTGCCAGGCCGATCCCCAGGCCGGAATTGATGTGCGTCCCGGCGACGGGCACCTGCGCAAACCGTTCGAAGATCAATCTGAGGTGTTCCCGCGCGATACCCAGGCCGTTATCGATGACCGACACCTTGGCGGTGTCACCATCCCGTGTCGCCGTGATGCGAATGCAGCCACCGTTGGGGGTGAATTTAGCGGCGTTGTTGAGCAGGTTAGTCAGAATCTGCTCGAGGCGAAGCGGATCGGCGTCCAGCACAATAGGACTGGCCGGCAGCGCCACGACCAGCTCATGTTGCTTTGCCTCGATTTTCTCTCGGGCGGTCTCGATGGCCGCCTCGATGATGGTTCGCAGATCCACCTGCTCCTTGCGCAGAACCAGCTTGCCAAGCGTGATGCGGGAGATGTCGAACAGATCGTCGAGCAGCAGCGCCATATGCCGCACCTGCCGCTCGATGATTTGTTGGCTACGGAGCTTTTGCGCATCGCTTGCCGCCGCAGAACCAAAAATGCCGGCAGCCAGGCGAATGGGTGCCAGCGGGTTGCGCAGCTCATGGGCCAGGGTCGCGAGAAACTCATCCTTGCGCCGTGCAGATTCACGTATTTCCTGTTCGTGATGCTTGGCCTGGGATACGTCAGCGAACCATACGGCCAGGCTTTGATCGAACGGCGTCGCGATCAAACGCACCCAGCGTTCGCTGTCAAACGCGGTGCTGCGCAGTTCCAGATCACGCGGTTGCTGAAACCGGGCCACCTCCAGCAAGGTCTTCAATGCTTGCGGATTGGCGGCCTCGCCAAGCACCTCGCGCAGTCGCCGCCCAGTCAGCTCGTCGACTGTTCCGCGCAGGCTGGATGCGCCGGTGAGGTTGATGAAATCGAAGCGGAAGTCGTCCACCTCGCCCGCCGGGTTCCGATGGGGAGACAGGACTGCAAAGGGCACGGTGGACGAGTTCAGCGCTACCTGTAGGCGCTGCTCCAACATGCCCGCCTTGGTCTGCGCCCGCGCCCGGTCGATGAATACTGCGGCCAGGCCCGCTACGACATCGGACAACCGAATCTCTCGTTCCGTTGGGGATCGCGCCTCTTTGAGCTGTACCGTAAGCGTCCCGAGTACGCTGTTGTCGCTGTGCCGAATGGGCGTGCTGTGAACCGAACGAAATCCCTCGCTGCGCGCAACGGAGACAAACTCAC encodes:
- a CDS encoding hybrid sensor histidine kinase/response regulator, which translates into the protein MRAVKRSLKLARRAPRCTRFGRISRLIRLGVKGSHILNHATGAKSGRSVPLRSRLLTIALAGILPLALVAGLGMLSIVSEQTELAKQRSLEATRLAATAVEVELSRSLNVLQALSQSPLLDNGDIDGFADMVRRVLPSVPSWYALLILSPEGEVLRRVSLHNPPASRTMAELRSFTELIRTGKPQVGSISRGPGGIWGVPLRVPVQQGDVVQYVLTAVLKPQAVADVIANRRLPTGWVNTVLDSNGTRIARSLHHEETLGLPASSTLAAILQENAGEEGIGLSTTMEGNSVYTSFVRLQPSGWVVATGVPTEVVEAGATRVYTHYGGGLLLSLVFAVTAALFATRRINVPMRHLRRAAQAIGHGQAFKAPESEIEEIREVGRALESAAQARLSSEAERDNMLSRLELAQQDLTQQVSDLELVQDLSNRLLQMPALGDQLQAIIDALCTLHGAAHGLLALSDGSAALRIHASRGFSVASLAIMDEAQPGLGACGIAVQRGERVVVTDTEADPCFREFVSVARSEGFRSVHSTPIRHSDNSVLGTLTVQLKEARSPTEREIRLSDVVAGLAAVFIDRARAQTKAGMLEQRLQVALNSSTVPFAVLSPHRNPAGEVDDFRFDFINLTGASSLRGTVDELTGRRLREVLGEAANPQALKTLLEVARFQQPRDLELRSTAFDSERWVRLIATPFDQSLAVWFADVSQAKHHEQEIRESARRKDEFLATLAHELRNPLAPIRLAAGIFGSAAASDAQKLRSQQIIERQVRHMALLLDDLFDISRITLGKLVLRKEQVDLRTIIEAAIETAREKIEAKQHELVVALPASPIVLDADPLRLEQILTNLLNNAAKFTPNGGCIRITATRDGDTAKVSVIDNGLGIAREHLRLIFERFAQVPVAGTHINSGLGIGLALAKGLAKLHGADLRVRSEGLGHGAEFSLTLPVLPSSTAGASRDVSESVTLNKRLVLVADDNRDIAETMAEILRLEGHEVHLAFDGSEAFERYLQLKPEVVVLDIGMPGQRGDEVARMIRAHPTGANVRLIAITGWGQPSDREQALAAGFDIHMTKPVDLSQLIDIVGG